In Leisingera sp. NJS204, the DNA window TTGTGTTCGGCTTTTACGCCGAGGCGCGGCCTGATTTGCCGCCGATCGCCAGCGGCGGGCGCTATGATGCGCTGACCCGGCGGCTGGGCGGGGGCAAGGAAATCCCGGCGGTCGGCGGTGTGCTGCGCCCGGACCTGATGCTGCAGCTTGAGGAGGTGCGCGCATGAGTTTGAAGCTGGGGGTGCCGTCCAAGGGGCGGCTGATGGAGAAGACATTCGACTGGTTCGCCAAGCGCGGCGTGACGTTGGCGCGCACCGGGTCCGACCGGGAATATGCCGGCGCGGTCGAGGGTGTTGCGAACATGGAGCTGGTGCTGCTGTCGGCGGGGGAAATCCCGCGCGAGCTGGCGGCGGGGCGGATCCATCTGGGCGTCACCGGCACCGATCTGGTGCAGGAGAAGCTGCCGCGGTTCGAGCAGCAGCTAGAGAGCCTGGCCGAAATGGGTTTTGGCCATGCCGACCTGATCCTGGCGGTGCCGCAGTTCTGGATTGATGTGGACACGCTGGATGACCTGGATGCGGTGGCGTCTGCCTTTCGCTCCGCGCATGGGCACCGGTTGCGGATTGCCACCAAATACCACCGGCTGGTGCGGGAATTCCTGACCGATGCCGGGGTGGCGGATTACCAGCTGGTGGACAGCCAGGGCGCGACTGAGGGCACGGTGAAGAACGAGACCGCCGAGATGGTGGCCGACATTACCTCGACCGGCGAAACGCTGCGGGCCAACCATCTGAAGCTGCTGGCGGACGGGCTGGTGCTGAAGTCCCAGGCGACGCTGTGGCGCAGCCGGGTGGCGAAATACGGGCTGGATGAGAAGGCGGCTCTGAATACGCTGCTGGACCTGCTGGAAGGCCGAAAGCAGGCGGGACCGCCCGCGCGCTAGCGCGGGCTGCGCCCGCCGCCATTCGGGCATCTTTGATGCCTGCAATGGCGGCGGGAGATCCTCTTTTTTGAACCCAAAGCGGTCCCTGAGCCAGTGTTCTCCCGCCCGGCGCAGCGGCATCCAGGATGCCGCCGTTCCGGTTGGGCCGGGCGCCGGGCTGACGCCCGGCGCTGGCGAGGCACGCCGCGGGGGGGGCGGAAAGCCTCAGATCACTCCGATTTCCGCCAGTGCCTGCGAGAGTTCCAGCGGCAGCGGCTCTTCTTGGCTTTTGCCGGCAGGCAGGTCGGCGGGTGAGTCTTCAGTCTTCAGATAGCGCCAGCCCTGGAACGGGCGTTTCGGTGCAGTGTGGGTGCGGTGCAATTCCGGTTCCAGAATGATGGCGCAGCGGCGGATGCCGTCTTCGCCGGTCACCTCATCCATTCGCAGCACGCGCTGGCGGCATTGGATCAGCCCCTTGATCACCCAATAGATCGAGCCGCCATTGAGGATCTCCGCCTCGCGCTTGGGCCACATGCGGGTGACGTGGCGTGGCAGGCCCTCCGGCAGTTCCCGGCGGCGCATCTCCTGCCAGGCCATCAGGCTTTCAACGCTTTCGGTGCCAACCGAAAGCTTCACAAGGTTCACGCGTTTATCCACAGGTTCCCCACAGAGTCGTCCAGAGCGGCACCTTTATATAGTAGTTCGGAGTTTGGCGCTAGCAAGGTCTTGTGGTACACTCGGTAATAAATTCTCAACGATGTACGTTTTCAGCGTTGAGAAATCCGCCTTGCCTGTAGTATCGAAGCCGCCATTCAAGCTGCATTCGTGCTGCCACACGACTCAAAGGATTCGCCATATGAGCCGCTTCGCCGCCCCCATCGCCGAGCAAATCTGGGATATGAAATACCGTTTCAAGCAGGCCGATGGCACGCCGATCGACGTCACCGTCGAGGACAGCTGGCGGCGCATTGCGCGCGATTTGGCGCGGGCGGAGCAGGCGCCGGATGCCTGGGAGGAGAAGTTCTTTGCCGCGCTGGAAGACTTCAAATACCTGCCCGCGGGCCGGATTACCGCAGGCGCCGGCACCGCGCGTCAGGTAACCCTGTTCAATTGTTTTGTGATGGGCACCGTGCCGGACAGCATGTCGGGGATTTTCGACATGCTGAAAGAAGCAGCGCTGACCATGCAGCAGGGCGGCGGCATCGGTTATGACTTCTCGAC includes these proteins:
- the hisG gene encoding ATP phosphoribosyltransferase; translated protein: MSLKLGVPSKGRLMEKTFDWFAKRGVTLARTGSDREYAGAVEGVANMELVLLSAGEIPRELAAGRIHLGVTGTDLVQEKLPRFEQQLESLAEMGFGHADLILAVPQFWIDVDTLDDLDAVASAFRSAHGHRLRIATKYHRLVREFLTDAGVADYQLVDSQGATEGTVKNETAEMVADITSTGETLRANHLKLLADGLVLKSQATLWRSRVAKYGLDEKAALNTLLDLLEGRKQAGPPAR
- a CDS encoding DUF1489 family protein; this encodes MDKRVNLVKLSVGTESVESLMAWQEMRRRELPEGLPRHVTRMWPKREAEILNGGSIYWVIKGLIQCRQRVLRMDEVTGEDGIRRCAIILEPELHRTHTAPKRPFQGWRYLKTEDSPADLPAGKSQEEPLPLELSQALAEIGVI